TAAATTTCCTACATAAAGTTTACTACCTTCCATATTCCTTACCTCCTTTTTTCTTATTTATTACAGTAAAATTTTATTTAGAGGTAAAATACGGCAAGATAGAAAAGTCTCTATTTTATTAATTACTGGATATCATTTCTCACAAAGAAATTTATCTTTTGATATACTAAGCCTTTTAGCTTATGACATTCTTGTTTATCTCTATGTGATTACATATTATCGCACTAATAAGGAGTAATGTCAAGTTTTATTTTTTCTTGTATTTTTTATTATAAAAATATTATTTTATTTATATTATTATTTTTTATATTATAATATTCTTTTTTGCTGTTTTCTTGCCTGGCAGATTCCAGCTTAAGATTAATATACCTTCTCAAACTTTTCCTGATGTTTTCTTGTCTTTTTATTTCTCTGTTTATTAATTGGTGCAGATGCTTTCTGCCAGTTATAAGAAAGAATATCTAAAAATCTGGCAATATCTCCCATCAGGACAGTTTCTGCTCCCGGATGTGTAGGTTTGGCTCCTGACTCTAAGACAATAGAACGTAAGGCATCAGGCTGGTCTATTATAGGACAGGGTGCCAGCATATTCTTGGAAAAGGGTTGTCTTTTTTGATAAGACCTGAATAAGGGATTCTGTAATACTTCTTTTAAACTCTTTTCTTTTATATTGTCTACTGCAAAATGAACAAATGCACATGGCTCTACATCACCCTTGGCATTGATATGGAAATATCTTCTTCCCCCTGCTATACATCCTCCTGTAAAGGTACCGTCATTCCAGAAATCAGCTAAGAAAAAGGGTTTTTTTCTGCGTATCTCAGGAACCCTGTAAGCCAGTTGAGCTCTTTGTTCAGGTGTAATCATCATTTCTAATTCTGTATCTTTACCGATAGGGATATAATGGAATGACCAGCCGTATATTGCCCCTTTGTCAATCATATGGTCAATAAAATTGTCAGTTGCAAAGAGCTCATCAGCGTTTTGTCTGGTGACAGTGACACTGATGCCGAAGATAATGCCGCGGTTGTGCAGTCGGTCCATGGCAGCCATAATCTTATCATAAGTACCTTCTCCCCTGCGGGCATCGGTAGACTCGCGAAATCCCTCCAGACTGATTGCCGGACTGATATTGCCTGCCTCCAGCATCTTATCTGCCATCTCATCATCAATTAAGGTGCCATTGGTGTACATCATAAACCCTACATCAGGATGTCTGCGGAATATTTCAAATAAATCCGGATAGACAGTGGGTTCTCCACCTGAGAGTACGATAAAGTAGATTCCCAGTTCTTTAGCTTCTTTAATTATCCTGTCAATTGTATCAATATCCAGACTGTCGCTCTTCTTGTATTTACCTGCCCAACATCCGGTACAGCTCAGGTTACAGGCACTGGTAGGGTCAATCAGGATAGTCCAGGGTACTGCTGCTTGCAGCTCTTTAGCTAATTCGTATTGCCTGGGTATTCCCATTAAGGCGGAGTTGACAAAAAAGTTCATAATCATCCCGTCTTTATAGCTGGGTGCTACCATGGTCAATCTCCTGACAAACTGTCTGATAGCAGGATTGGTATTATAGGACTTTCTGATTGCAGCAATGTGTTCATGGTGTTTTTCAGTGCGGGCAACCTTATCAGCCAGTTCCAATACCTTCGGGAGATTTTTTTCCGGGTCTTTTTCTAAATAATTAAGAGCCTGTTTTATTATCTGCTCAGCAGCATATTTTTTGGCAAAAT
The Atribacterota bacterium DNA segment above includes these coding regions:
- a CDS encoding radical SAM protein — encoded protein: MGINFNFAKKYAAEQIIKQALNYLEKDPEKNLPKVLELADKVARTEKHHEHIAAIRKSYNTNPAIRQFVRRLTMVAPSYKDGMIMNFFVNSALMGIPRQYELAKELQAAVPWTILIDPTSACNLSCTGCWAGKYKKSDSLDIDTIDRIIKEAKELGIYFIVLSGGEPTVYPDLFEIFRRHPDVGFMMYTNGTLIDDEMADKMLEAGNISPAISLEGFRESTDARRGEGTYDKIMAAMDRLHNRGIIFGISVTVTRQNADELFATDNFIDHMIDKGAIYGWSFHYIPIGKDTELEMMITPEQRAQLAYRVPEIRRKKPFFLADFWNDGTFTGGCIAGGRRYFHINAKGDVEPCAFVHFAVDNIKEKSLKEVLQNPLFRSYQKRQPFSKNMLAPCPIIDQPDALRSIVLESGAKPTHPGAETVLMGDIARFLDILSYNWQKASAPINKQRNKKTRKHQEKFEKVY